Genomic segment of Streptosporangium sp. NBC_01755:
CGTCTGCGGGCTGTCGGTGTTGAAGAACGTCGTGTTCGTGGTGACCCGGAAACCACGGCGCCGGCACTCCCTGATCGCGGCGACCGCCTCGTCGAACACGCCCTCCTTGCACACCGACTCGTCGTGGCGCTCGCGCATGCCGTCCAGGTGGATCGTCCACGCGAAGTACCGCGAGGGCTTGAACTGGTCGATCTTCCTGGGGATCAGTAGCGCGTTGGTGCACAGGAACACGTACTTCTTCCTGGCGACCAGCTCCCTGACCAGCTCCCCTATCTGCGGGTGCATGAGCGGTTCCCCGCCCGCGATCGAGACCATGGGCGCGCCGCACTCCTCGATGGCGGCCAGGGCCTGCTCCACCGGCATGCGCTGTTTCAGCACGTCGGCGGGGTGCTGGATCTTTCCGCAGCCCGCGCAGCTCAGATTGCAGGCGAACAGGGGCTCAAGCTCCACCAGAAGCGGGAACTTCACCCGCCCGCGAAGCCTCTGGCGGAGGATGTAGCCGCCGATGCGAAGACTCTGGCGGATCGGTGTCGGCATCTGGGTTGCATCTCCTTGGGTGATGGAACGGGACGGACTCCTCGGGGAGAGCGGCTGAGATCGCGGCGGCCCAGCGCGCCAGGAACGGACCGAGCCGGCACAGTGTGCGGTATGCCACGATGCCGCCGCGTATCGTGGCCGGCCGCGACAGCGCGGCACCGGCGACGTCGGCGACGACGCGCAGAGCGGCGAACGGCAGGCCGGGTACCGCACCCGCCAGCGGCCCGGTCTCCATGTCGACGGCCGACGCCCCCTCGGCGGCGAGCCCGCGGCGTTCGGCCCCCGTCACGATGTGATCGGAGGTGACCAGCGGTCCGGTACGCGCGGACAGGCCGGCCCGCGCCAGCTCTTCGGCCAGCGGCCATGCCGAGGGACAGGGCACCGTCCGGCCCCCGAAGCGGACCTCGCTCGCCACCAGCACGTCACCCGGGCGCAGGCCCTCGTCGAGGGCCCCGCAGAAACCGGTCACCGCCAGCGCGCCCGCGGACGGGAGCCGAGCCGCCGCGCCCGCGGCGCGGCGCGGGCCCATCCCGGTCCGGATCACCTTCACGTCCTCGACCGAGAGGCCGCTCCGTACGGCCCGCGCCTCGACGGCCAGGGCGGTGCAGATCAGCAGGCCGGTCACCCGGCCTCCACGGCGACCGCCTCGTCCCTCAGGGCGGGGTGGGGGTGCGAGGACACCCCTCGTGAGCGCACGTAACGACCCAGCGCGCTGATCGGGAAGACGAGCCGGTAGAGGTGGTAGTTGATGTAGAAGGCGCCGGGGAAGCCGGTCCCGGTGAAGTACGGCTCGTCCCAGCCGCCGTCCGGGCGCTGATGGCCGACCAGCCACTCCACGCCCCGCTCCACCGCCGGTGACCGCTCCCCGGCGGCGAGCAGCGCCATCAGGGCCCACGCCGTCTGCGAGGGCGTGGAGTGGCCGCGCCCGATCCAGCGGGGATCGGTGTAGGAGCGCAGGTCCTCCCCCCAGCCGCCGTCGTCGTTCTGGTGCCTCTCCAACCAGGCGACGGCACGCCGTACGCACGGCCTGCCGGGGCGTACGCCTGCCGCGATGAGCGCGGGGAGCACGGCGCCGGTGCCGTAGACGTGGTTGGCCCCCCAGCGGCCGAACCACGATCCGTCCGCCTCCTGCGCCCTCAGCAGCCAGACGACGGCACGCCGCACGACGGGGGAGTTCGGCCGCTCCTGCGCCAGCGCCTCGACGACGTGGGCGGTGACGTCGGCGGACGGCGGGTCGATGACCGCGCCGAAGTCGCAGAACGGCAGCTTCTTCACCATCTCCCGGGTGTTGTCGGCGTCGAAGGCCCCGAAGCCGCCGTCGCGGGACACCATGCCCGTGATCCAGCGCACCCCGCGGTCGATGGCCGGCCTGGCGTCCGGGTGACGCACCCGGCGCAGGGCGAGGATCGCCTCCGCCGTGTCGTCGATGTCCGGGTAGCCGTCGTTGTCGAATTCGAAGGCCCAGCCGCCGGGTGCCAGCGAAGGGCGCCGTACGGACCAGTCGCCGGGGCCCCGGATCTCCTCGGTGAGCACCCAGCCGGAGGAGGCGACGAGGGCGGGATGGTCGGCGGGCAGGCCGGCGTCGAGAAGAGCGTTGACCGCGAGCACCGTGTCCCACACGGGGGACTGGCAGGCCTCCAGTCTGCGGCCTTTCTCGTCCCGGATGGTGAACCTGTCGAACCCCTCGATGCCCTTCCTCATCACCGGGTGGTCGAGGGGGTAGCCGTGCAGGCTCAGCGCGATCAGCGAGTACACCCACGGCGGCTGGATGCCGCCCCAGGAGCCGTCCGCCTCCTGCCTGGCCACGATCCACTCGGCGGCCCGCCTCAGCGCGATCCGCCGCAGGCCGGGGACGGGACGTCGCCGGTAGCGGTGCAGGGCGCGGTCGAGCATGCCGAACGGCCCGCGGGGGTGCGGCGGTGCGGGGCGTCCGGTGCGCAGCTCGGCCAGGTCGAACGGGAGCGGTCGCACCGGGCGGTGCGCGCTCACGATGGTGAGCGGGACGATCGTCTGCCTGGCCCAGCAGGCCCAGTCGTAGACGTTGAGCGGGAACCAGCGCGGCAGGAACATCATCTCGGGGGGGAGCACCGGGAGGTCCTCCCATCGCCACTGCCCGAACAACGCCAGCCAGATCCGGGTGAACACCCGGCCGGCCTCGATCCCACCGGATTCCCGGACGAACCGGGCCGCGGCTCGCAGGTGAGGGGCATCGGTCCGGTCACCGGCGAGCCGTAGCGCGGCATACGCCTCGATCGTGGTGGACAGGTCGCCGGGGCCGCCGTGGAAGTTGGCCCAGGTCCCGTCGTCGCGCTGCTCGGAGC
This window contains:
- the hpnH gene encoding adenosyl-hopene transferase HpnH; its protein translation is MPTPIRQSLRIGGYILRQRLRGRVKFPLLVELEPLFACNLSCAGCGKIQHPADVLKQRMPVEQALAAIEECGAPMVSIAGGEPLMHPQIGELVRELVARKKYVFLCTNALLIPRKIDQFKPSRYFAWTIHLDGMRERHDESVCKEGVFDEAVAAIRECRRRGFRVTTNTTFFNTDSPQTVIDVLNYLNDDLRVDEMMISPGYAYEKAPDQEHFLGVRETRELFRKAFSDGNRRRWRFNHTPLFLDFLEGKIDFPCTAWAIPSYSLFGWQRPCYLMSDGYAATYRELVTETDWDAYGRGRDDRCANCMAHCGYEPTAVFATLTSLKESLRALGGG
- the shc gene encoding squalene--hopene cyclase codes for the protein MTTAASTPAELTLDAACDHLLGLQSPEGWWKGELQTNVTMDAEDLLLREFLGIRTEQDTAAAARWIRSEQRDDGTWANFHGGPGDLSTTIEAYAALRLAGDRTDAPHLRAAARFVRESGGIEAGRVFTRIWLALFGQWRWEDLPVLPPEMMFLPRWFPLNVYDWACWARQTIVPLTIVSAHRPVRPLPFDLAELRTGRPAPPHPRGPFGMLDRALHRYRRRPVPGLRRIALRRAAEWIVARQEADGSWGGIQPPWVYSLIALSLHGYPLDHPVMRKGIEGFDRFTIRDEKGRRLEACQSPVWDTVLAVNALLDAGLPADHPALVASSGWVLTEEIRGPGDWSVRRPSLAPGGWAFEFDNDGYPDIDDTAEAILALRRVRHPDARPAIDRGVRWITGMVSRDGGFGAFDADNTREMVKKLPFCDFGAVIDPPSADVTAHVVEALAQERPNSPVVRRAVVWLLRAQEADGSWFGRWGANHVYGTGAVLPALIAAGVRPGRPCVRRAVAWLERHQNDDGGWGEDLRSYTDPRWIGRGHSTPSQTAWALMALLAAGERSPAVERGVEWLVGHQRPDGGWDEPYFTGTGFPGAFYINYHLYRLVFPISALGRYVRSRGVSSHPHPALRDEAVAVEAG
- a CDS encoding phosphorylase family protein, whose translation is MTGLLICTALAVEARAVRSGLSVEDVKVIRTGMGPRRAAGAAARLPSAGALAVTGFCGALDEGLRPGDVLVASEVRFGGRTVPCPSAWPLAEELARAGLSARTGPLVTSDHIVTGAERRGLAAEGASAVDMETGPLAGAVPGLPFAALRVVADVAGAALSRPATIRGGIVAYRTLCRLGPFLARWAAAISAALPEESVPFHHPRRCNPDADTDPPESSHRRLHPPPEASRAGEVPASGGA